CCCATTCAAAAGACGGCTATCGCGTACCTTGGGTTATGTAACTCAAGATGCAGGGAATACCAATTCTTTGATAATAATATAGATACCCATGACCAGGACAAACCATCCAAAGGCCGGTTTGAGTTTGGCACCGTCGATGCGTTTGGAAAGCGCGGTTCCAATAAAGATACCTACAACGGCAAAGGCCGTGATGGTGAGCAGGAATTGCCAGTCGATGGGAGTATCACCGGATTCGCCGAGGAATCCGATCAGGGATTTTGCTGCGATGATCACCAAAGATGTGCCAACGGCTTCCTTCATCGGCAATTTGCTCAAGACGACGAGGGCAGGAATGATCAGAAATCCACCTCCCGCACCTACCAAACCTGTGAGAATGCCCACCACGCCACCTTCGAGAAGGATCAGCGGATAATTGAATTTCTGCGCAGCGGCGGCGCCTTCAGGGGCAGCCTTGGCTTTTTTGATCATGCTGTAGGAAGCTGCAATCATCAAGATCGCAAACAATACCATCATCAGGATCGACTTCGTGACCATAAATCCGCCCACCTCAAAAATCTCCTTCGGAATGGCCGGCACGATCCAGGCACGGGTGGCAAACACGGCAATGATCGACGGAATCCCGAAGATGATCGCGGTCTTCACATTCACCAAGCCCTTGCGGAAATAGCTCACCGAGCCGACGGCCGAGGTCAGTCCGACCACAAACAGGGAGTAGGCGGTCGCAAGCACCGGATCCACCCGAAACAGGTAAACGAGCACGGGCACCGTCAAAATGCTACCGCCGCCGCCGATCAGACCCAGAGACACACCAATGATAATTGCTGAAAAGTATCCAATATATTCCATGTACTACGCTTTGATGATGCAATACTACGTCGGCATTTGAGGGCCCTCCGTGACTCATGTTACTGGGTCGTCTTGTGGCTTTGTAACTTTGGTTACGCTGTTTGTGATTGATTTTACTTTAAGGATTGTCTTGTGGATGGGTGACTTTGACCCCCAAAATGGGACCACTGACCAATGTGGAATGGCGGCTTCGCGTGCGCCCAAGACGCTTGCTCAATGGGTAACGTAGGTTTATGTGGATACCAGACAGATCAGTGACGGGGGAAAAGAGGTCCGATGATTGGGGGCAAGTCAACTTTCCACTGTCAACTACTCCACAAACACCTTCCTGAAAACCACATCCGGCCCCAATACAAACTTGACCAGATAGATCCCAGCCGCAAATTGCGC
The window above is part of the Bacteroidota bacterium genome. Proteins encoded here:
- a CDS encoding sulfite exporter TauE/SafE family protein, which produces MEYIGYFSAIIIGVSLGLIGGGGSILTVPVLVYLFRVDPVLATAYSLFVVGLTSAVGSVSYFRKGLVNVKTAIIFGIPSIIAVFATRAWIVPAIPKEIFEVGGFMVTKSILMMVLFAILMIAASYSMIKKAKAAPEGAAAAQKFNYPLILLEGGVVGILTGLVGAGGGFLIIPALVVLSKLPMKEAVGTSLVIIAAKSLIGFLGESGDTPIDWQFLLTITAFAVVGIFIGTALSKRIDGAKLKPAFGWFVLVMGIYIIIKELVFPAS